The DNA window CAGAGCGGCTGAAGCATTCATACGCTCAACGTTCCGGCCTACGGTGGTCTGCGCAACGTCTGAAGCCACTGAAGGAAAGGCCCCGTTGTCATGATCAGAGTAGGCATCATCCTCGGCAGCACCCGTCCCGGCCGCAACGGCGAGGCGGTGGCCCGCTGGGTACACGATCTGGCGGCCAAGCGCGGCGACGCCACGTACGAGGTGGTCGACCTCGCCGACTTCGAGCTGCCCCACCTTGACGAGCCGCAGGCGGCGGCCACGGGCGACTACCGGCACGCGCACACCCGGCGGTGGGCGGAGAAGATCGCCTCCTTGGACGCGTTCGTGTTCGTGACGCCGGAGTACAACCACTCCTTCCCCGGCGTGCTCAAG is part of the Nonomuraea coxensis DSM 45129 genome and encodes:
- a CDS encoding NADPH-dependent FMN reductase produces the protein MIRVGIILGSTRPGRNGEAVARWVHDLAAKRGDATYEVVDLADFELPHLDEPQAAATGDYRHAHTRRWAEKIASLDAFVFVTPEYNHSFPGVLKTAVDFLYAEWGNKAAGFVGYGVDGGVRAVEHLRHVLAMLGVATVPAQVTLSYWTDFENGVAFRPAALHEERLGMVLDQVLAWGGALLPLRA